One window from the genome of Amycolatopsis sp. NBC_01480 encodes:
- a CDS encoding NAD-dependent protein deacetylase has translation MRTRPTLTWAGTGEPLPRTGTLDEVAAVLGGGRVVALTGAGISTESGIPDYRGESGSLRRHTPMTYGEFVAGEDGRRRYWARSHLGWRTIARAAPNAGHHAVAALRAAGHLSGVITQNVDGLHRAAGTPGVVELHGNLDRVICLGCRRSSAREELDDRLREANPGFGATVTRINPDGDAELAEDAVRSFRLVPCTACAGVLKPDVVFFGENVPRARVERCYRLVDEAAALLVLGSSLTVMSGLRFVRHAAKTGKPVLIVNRGETRGDSYADVLVDQPLGLALTGLLTRLAVPAAESH, from the coding sequence GTGCGCACACGACCGACGTTGACCTGGGCCGGGACCGGGGAGCCGCTCCCGCGCACCGGCACCCTCGACGAGGTGGCCGCGGTGCTGGGCGGCGGCCGGGTCGTGGCGCTCACCGGCGCCGGGATCTCCACCGAGTCAGGCATCCCGGACTACCGCGGCGAATCCGGCAGCCTGCGCCGGCACACCCCGATGACCTACGGCGAGTTCGTCGCCGGCGAGGACGGCCGCCGCCGCTACTGGGCGCGCAGCCACCTGGGCTGGCGGACCATCGCGCGGGCGGCGCCGAACGCCGGCCACCACGCGGTCGCCGCCCTGCGCGCGGCCGGGCACTTGTCCGGAGTGATCACGCAGAACGTCGACGGGCTGCACCGCGCGGCCGGCACCCCGGGCGTGGTCGAGCTGCACGGCAACCTCGACCGCGTGATCTGCCTGGGCTGCCGCCGCTCCAGCGCCCGCGAGGAGCTGGACGACCGGCTGCGCGAGGCCAACCCCGGCTTCGGCGCCACCGTCACCCGGATCAACCCGGACGGCGACGCCGAACTCGCCGAGGACGCCGTCCGCTCGTTCCGCCTGGTCCCGTGCACGGCCTGCGCGGGCGTGCTGAAACCGGACGTGGTCTTCTTCGGCGAGAACGTGCCGCGCGCCCGCGTCGAGCGCTGCTACCGGCTGGTCGACGAGGCCGCCGCGCTGCTGGTCCTCGGCTCTTCCCTGACCGTGATGTCCGGCCTGCGCTTCGTCCGCCACGCCGCGAAAACCGGCAAGCCCGTCCTGATCGTCAACCGCGGCGAAACCCGCGGTGACAGCTACGCGGACGTGCTCGTGGACCAGCCGCTGGGGCTTGCGTTGACCGGGCTGCTCACCCGGCTTGCGGTGCCTGCGGCCGAGTCACACTAG
- a CDS encoding haloalkane dehalogenase: MPTTRVLDSTMFHHETGAGAPMVFLHGNPTSSYLWRHVLPEVGEPGRLLAPDLIGMGESGKPPLAYTFDDHARYLDAWFDALGLDQVVLVGHDWGGALAFDFAARHPGRVRGLAFTETIVKTMAWQEFPAGGQELFRALKTPGVGEQMVLDDNSFLRDGLPASTMTTLSAADFETYLRPYPTPETRRPLLNWARSMPLGGEPADVVARVDRYVAWLAASPEVPKLLVTFEPGPGTMLGPRLHAWCAETYAALEVAHHPVLAGHHTPEDQPAALAASLTAWADAHGLRS; the protein is encoded by the coding sequence ATGCCGACGACCCGCGTACTCGATTCGACGATGTTCCACCATGAGACCGGCGCCGGCGCGCCGATGGTGTTCCTGCACGGGAACCCGACCTCGTCGTACCTCTGGCGGCACGTGCTGCCCGAGGTCGGCGAGCCCGGCCGGCTGCTCGCGCCGGACCTGATCGGGATGGGCGAGTCGGGAAAACCGCCGCTCGCCTACACCTTCGACGACCACGCCCGCTACCTCGACGCCTGGTTCGACGCACTCGGCCTCGACCAGGTCGTGCTCGTCGGCCACGACTGGGGCGGCGCGCTCGCGTTCGACTTCGCCGCCCGCCACCCCGGCCGCGTCCGCGGGCTCGCGTTCACCGAGACCATCGTGAAAACCATGGCGTGGCAGGAGTTCCCGGCCGGCGGCCAGGAGCTGTTCCGTGCGCTCAAGACCCCGGGCGTCGGTGAGCAAATGGTGCTGGACGACAACAGCTTCCTCCGGGACGGCCTGCCGGCCTCGACGATGACCACCTTGTCCGCCGCCGATTTCGAGACCTACCTCCGCCCGTACCCGACGCCCGAAACCCGCCGGCCCCTGCTGAACTGGGCCCGTTCGATGCCCCTGGGCGGCGAGCCCGCGGACGTCGTCGCCCGGGTGGACCGCTACGTCGCCTGGCTGGCGGCCAGCCCGGAGGTGCCGAAACTCCTGGTCACCTTCGAGCCGGGCCCGGGCACGATGCTGGGGCCGCGCCTGCACGCGTGGTGCGCGGAGACTTACGCGGCGCTGGAGGTGGCGCACCATCCGGTTCTCGCCGGGCACCACACTCCGGAGGATCAACCCGCCGCACTTGCCGCTTCACTCACGGCCTGGGCCGATGCCCATGGGCTGCGCTCCTAG
- a CDS encoding NAD(P)H-binding protein: MIVVTGATGNVGRPLVAALAAAGAQVTAVSRSKPAEWPSGVAHRSADLAEPESLRPVLDGADALFLFPQGPADALVDVAKAGGVRRIVLLSSQGAGTRPDAYAYFGGFERAVRGSGLAWTVLRPGGFATNSLAWQGSIRSNGTAAAPFGDVALPFVDPADVAEVAAKVLLGDGHTGRVYELTGPAPLTPRERAHAIGDALGAAVRFVEQSPADARAEMLAQVPAPIADATLALLGDPLPAEQRVSPDVERILGRPARPFAEWAARSAAAFA, from the coding sequence ATGATCGTGGTGACAGGGGCGACCGGCAACGTCGGCCGTCCGCTCGTGGCGGCGCTGGCGGCGGCGGGCGCACAGGTGACGGCGGTGTCGCGGAGCAAGCCGGCCGAGTGGCCGTCGGGCGTCGCACATCGGAGCGCGGACCTGGCCGAGCCGGAGAGCCTCCGGCCGGTCCTGGACGGCGCGGACGCGCTGTTCCTCTTCCCGCAGGGCCCAGCCGACGCGCTGGTCGACGTCGCGAAGGCCGGGGGAGTGCGAAGGATCGTGCTGCTGTCTTCGCAGGGCGCCGGCACCAGACCCGACGCGTACGCCTACTTCGGCGGGTTCGAGCGCGCCGTGCGGGGCTCCGGTCTGGCCTGGACCGTGCTGCGCCCGGGCGGATTCGCGACGAACTCCTTGGCGTGGCAGGGAAGTATCCGCTCGAATGGGACGGCCGCCGCGCCCTTCGGGGACGTCGCCCTCCCGTTCGTCGACCCGGCGGACGTGGCCGAAGTGGCGGCGAAGGTGCTGCTCGGCGACGGGCACACGGGCCGCGTCTACGAGCTGACCGGCCCGGCGCCGCTCACGCCGCGGGAGCGCGCGCACGCGATCGGCGACGCGCTGGGCGCGGCCGTGCGCTTCGTCGAGCAGAGCCCGGCCGACGCGCGTGCCGAGATGCTGGCGCAGGTCCCCGCCCCGATCGCCGACGCGACGCTCGCGTTGCTCGGTGATCCGCTGCCCGCGGAGCAACGGGTCAGCCCGGACGTCGAGCGGATCCTGGGCCGCCCGGCTCGGCCATTCGCCGAGTGGGCCGCGCGTTCCGCCGCGGCCTTCGCGTAG
- a CDS encoding winged helix-turn-helix transcriptional regulator, whose product MEEWTQFKGRSEAGGYEVFHTDCPARTVLDHVTSRWGVWVLIALRDKELRFFELRRAIDGVSEKMLSQTLRTLVRDGLVWREVEATTPPQVSYGLTPLGQGTGESLSTLFYWLRDNATDILATQAKFDDGGRKQSV is encoded by the coding sequence ATGGAGGAATGGACGCAGTTCAAGGGGCGCTCCGAAGCCGGCGGTTATGAGGTGTTTCACACCGACTGCCCGGCGCGCACGGTGCTCGACCACGTCACCAGCCGCTGGGGCGTGTGGGTGCTGATCGCCCTGCGGGACAAGGAACTGCGGTTCTTCGAGCTGCGCCGCGCGATCGACGGGGTCAGCGAGAAGATGCTGTCGCAGACGCTGCGCACCCTGGTCCGCGACGGGCTGGTGTGGCGCGAGGTCGAGGCCACCACCCCGCCGCAGGTGAGCTACGGGCTGACCCCGCTCGGACAGGGCACCGGCGAGTCGTTGTCGACGCTCTTCTACTGGCTCCGCGACAACGCCACCGACATCCTCGCCACCCAGGCCAAGTTCGACGACGGCGGCCGCAAGCAGAGCGTGTGA
- a CDS encoding SDR family NAD(P)-dependent oxidoreductase, with protein sequence MPDIAVVTGASRGAGKGIAIVLGETGATVYVTGRSQSAGDSPHVGTIAETAALVTEAGGKGVPVAVDHGDDNAVAALFARVAEEQGRLDILVNNAANFAGAPRPGGFWEKPLSTAGLITVGLRSHYVASYHAAPLLIANGRGLIVNTGHYGAVAYYQNPAYGAQKAGADKMAADMAKELRPHNVAAVSIWMGGLDTERAREYIASLPPEQRPTARRESPQFTGRVIAALYADDFMHYSGRALIGAELGARLGVTDVDGGAPLSLRYELGGPPELHPSLR encoded by the coding sequence ATGCCGGACATCGCCGTTGTCACCGGGGCCAGCCGTGGAGCGGGCAAAGGGATCGCGATCGTGCTGGGGGAGACGGGCGCGACCGTGTATGTCACCGGACGCAGCCAGTCGGCCGGCGACTCGCCGCACGTCGGGACGATCGCCGAGACTGCGGCGCTCGTCACCGAGGCCGGCGGGAAGGGCGTCCCGGTCGCGGTGGACCACGGGGACGACAACGCGGTGGCCGCGCTGTTCGCGCGCGTCGCCGAAGAGCAGGGCCGGCTGGACATCCTGGTCAACAACGCCGCGAACTTCGCCGGCGCGCCGCGGCCGGGCGGGTTCTGGGAGAAGCCGCTGTCGACGGCGGGCCTGATCACCGTCGGCCTGCGTTCGCACTACGTCGCGAGCTACCACGCCGCGCCGCTGCTGATCGCCAACGGCCGCGGGCTGATCGTCAACACCGGCCACTACGGCGCGGTCGCTTACTACCAGAATCCCGCGTACGGCGCGCAGAAAGCGGGCGCCGACAAGATGGCCGCGGACATGGCGAAGGAGCTGCGGCCGCACAACGTCGCCGCCGTCTCCATCTGGATGGGCGGTCTCGACACCGAACGCGCGCGCGAGTACATCGCGTCCCTGCCGCCCGAACAGCGCCCCACCGCCCGCCGCGAGTCGCCGCAGTTCACCGGTCGGGTCATCGCGGCCCTGTACGCGGACGACTTCATGCACTATTCCGGCCGCGCGCTCATCGGCGCGGAACTGGGCGCGCGCCTCGGTGTGACCGATGTGGACGGTGGCGCCCCGCTCTCCCTGCGTTACGAACTGGGCGGCCCGCCGGAGCTGCACCCGTCCCTGCGCTGA
- a CDS encoding ArsR/SmtB family transcription factor: MARTLVHTDPADVTLQQALEALSDPVRRSILREVSGEPDFTRACGTFDLPVSKATASHHFTVLRAAGLLEQLDRGPRRYNRLRRAEFDARFPGLLDLVLAED; encoded by the coding sequence ATGGCCCGGACGCTGGTCCACACGGATCCGGCCGACGTCACGCTGCAGCAGGCGCTCGAGGCCCTTTCGGATCCGGTGCGGCGCTCGATCCTGCGCGAGGTGTCGGGCGAGCCGGACTTCACGCGCGCCTGCGGCACGTTCGACCTGCCGGTGTCCAAAGCCACGGCCAGCCACCACTTCACCGTGCTGCGCGCGGCCGGCCTGCTCGAACAGCTCGACCGCGGCCCCCGCCGTTACAACCGCCTCCGCCGCGCCGAGTTCGACGCGCGTTTCCCCGGCCTGCTCGACCTGGTGCTGGCCGAGGACTGA
- a CDS encoding VOC family protein, translating to MTVSISHVHVLVDDPDAALAFYRDTLGLTVRNEVSQGGFRWITLATAGQPEIQIVLSQPHAGRSKEDGDALAALLAKGELRPLQFSSDNLDETFEKVAGMPGADVVQEPVSQPWGARDAAVRDPAGNMVRIEQS from the coding sequence ATGACGGTTTCCATCAGCCACGTGCACGTCCTGGTCGACGACCCGGACGCCGCGCTCGCCTTCTACCGCGACACCCTCGGGCTCACCGTGCGCAACGAGGTGTCCCAGGGCGGGTTCCGCTGGATCACGCTCGCGACGGCCGGCCAGCCCGAGATCCAGATCGTGCTGTCCCAGCCGCACGCCGGCCGCTCCAAGGAGGACGGCGACGCGCTCGCCGCTCTGCTCGCGAAGGGCGAGCTGCGGCCACTCCAGTTCAGCAGCGACAACCTCGACGAGACCTTCGAAAAGGTCGCGGGCATGCCCGGCGCCGACGTGGTGCAGGAGCCCGTCAGCCAGCCGTGGGGCGCTCGCGACGCCGCCGTGCGCGACCCTGCGGGCAACATGGTCCGCATCGAGCAGAGTTAG
- a CDS encoding heavy metal translocating P-type ATPase yields the protein MDSAAAGEPPDHDLRVLSDAAGRVRFRAPALQGSVARAVAVEDAVDHVGGVRQVHAYPRTGSVVVWYDGERCDRALLVAAVRCGLAVDPSSTPARTPRSADVRNADLVRLVAGGVALTLLGLRRYGLRRPPMLGAAGRAAATGVTVFTGYPFLRGALRSLAGGRGAGTDALVSAATVASLVLRENVVALTVLWLLNIGEYLQDLTLRRSRRAVSELLTGTRTRIWVRHADSVESQVDIADLVLGDEVVLHEHVVLPVDGVVVDGDGIVDQAAVTGEQLPVTVTAGAALHAGSVLLRGGLVVRATAVGADTAIGRIIRRVEQAQEDRAPIQTVADTFSRRFVPASFALSALTLLVTRDVRRAMTMLLVACPCAVGLATPTAISAAIGNGARRGILVKGGAHLEAAGRVDAVVFDKTGTLTLGRPVVTNVISFDEAWTPEDVLAHAASSEIHSRHPLAQAVIRSTEERRIRIPPHEQCEVLLGQGMRVASDGRVLLIGSAGLLRGEGVELPEAAIRWVGRLRQAAETPLLLAVDGRLTGLVSLRDTVRPEAREVLAALRADGVRRVVLLTGDHPETAAAVAAELGISEFRAQVMPEDKQDVVRQLQAEGHVVAVVGDGTNDAPALALADIGIAMGVGGTDVAVETADVALAADDLRALLDLRDLGRRGITLIRQNYGLSIAVNTAGLLVSAAGALSPVVAAILHNASSVAVVGNSSRLIRYRIPRTERTGTRGPG from the coding sequence GTGGACTCCGCCGCAGCAGGCGAGCCACCCGACCACGACCTGCGCGTCCTTTCCGACGCTGCCGGCCGGGTCCGCTTCCGCGCGCCGGCATTGCAGGGTTCGGTGGCCAGGGCGGTCGCGGTCGAGGATGCCGTCGACCACGTCGGCGGGGTGCGGCAGGTGCATGCCTATCCGCGGACCGGCAGTGTGGTCGTCTGGTACGACGGCGAGCGGTGTGACCGGGCCCTGCTCGTCGCGGCGGTGCGGTGCGGGCTGGCGGTGGATCCGTCATCCACGCCGGCGCGCACGCCGCGGTCGGCGGACGTGCGTAACGCCGACCTGGTGCGTTTGGTTGCCGGCGGCGTCGCGCTCACTCTGCTGGGCCTGCGGCGCTACGGGTTGCGCCGGCCGCCGATGCTCGGCGCGGCGGGGCGCGCGGCAGCCACCGGCGTCACGGTCTTCACCGGGTATCCCTTCCTGCGCGGCGCTTTGCGCTCCCTCGCGGGCGGCCGCGGCGCGGGCACCGACGCGCTGGTGTCCGCCGCGACCGTGGCCAGCCTGGTGCTGCGCGAGAACGTCGTCGCGCTGACCGTCTTGTGGCTGCTGAACATCGGCGAGTACCTGCAGGACCTCACCCTCCGCCGCAGCCGCCGCGCGGTGTCCGAGCTGCTGACCGGCACGCGCACGCGGATCTGGGTGCGTCACGCCGATTCCGTCGAGTCCCAAGTGGACATCGCGGACCTGGTGCTGGGCGACGAGGTCGTCCTGCACGAGCACGTCGTGCTGCCCGTCGACGGGGTGGTGGTCGACGGGGACGGGATCGTGGACCAGGCCGCGGTCACCGGCGAGCAGCTGCCGGTCACGGTCACCGCGGGCGCCGCGCTGCACGCCGGGTCGGTGCTGCTGCGCGGCGGCCTCGTGGTGCGCGCGACGGCAGTCGGCGCCGACACCGCGATCGGCCGGATCATCCGCCGGGTCGAGCAGGCGCAGGAGGACCGGGCGCCGATCCAGACAGTCGCCGACACCTTCTCCCGCCGCTTCGTCCCGGCGTCGTTCGCCTTGTCCGCACTGACTTTGCTGGTGACCCGCGACGTCCGGCGCGCCATGACGATGCTGCTGGTCGCCTGCCCGTGCGCGGTCGGGCTGGCCACGCCGACCGCGATCAGCGCCGCGATCGGCAACGGCGCCCGCCGCGGCATCCTGGTCAAGGGCGGCGCGCACCTCGAGGCCGCCGGGCGCGTCGACGCGGTCGTGTTCGACAAAACCGGCACGCTGACCCTCGGCCGCCCGGTCGTCACCAACGTGATCTCCTTCGACGAGGCCTGGACGCCCGAGGACGTGCTCGCCCACGCGGCCAGCTCCGAGATCCACTCCCGGCACCCGCTGGCGCAGGCCGTGATCCGCTCGACCGAGGAGCGCCGGATCCGGATCCCGCCGCACGAGCAGTGCGAAGTCCTGCTGGGGCAGGGAATGCGCGTCGCGAGTGACGGCCGGGTGCTGCTGATCGGGAGCGCGGGCCTGCTGCGCGGCGAGGGCGTCGAGCTGCCCGAGGCGGCGATCCGCTGGGTCGGCCGGCTCCGCCAGGCCGCCGAGACACCCCTGCTGCTCGCGGTCGACGGTCGGCTGACCGGGCTGGTTTCCTTGCGGGACACCGTCCGGCCCGAGGCGCGGGAGGTGCTGGCCGCGCTGCGGGCCGACGGCGTCCGGCGGGTCGTCCTGCTCACCGGCGACCACCCGGAGACGGCGGCCGCGGTCGCCGCGGAGCTGGGCATCAGCGAGTTCCGGGCGCAGGTGATGCCGGAGGACAAGCAGGACGTCGTGCGGCAGCTGCAGGCCGAGGGGCACGTGGTCGCGGTGGTCGGCGACGGCACCAACGACGCGCCCGCGCTCGCGCTGGCCGACATCGGCATCGCGATGGGCGTCGGCGGCACCGACGTCGCCGTCGAGACCGCGGACGTCGCCCTCGCCGCCGACGACCTGCGCGCACTCCTCGACCTGCGCGACCTCGGCCGCCGCGGCATCACCCTGATCCGGCAGAACTACGGGTTGTCCATCGCGGTCAACACCGCCGGCCTGCTGGTCTCGGCCGCCGGCGCGCTGTCCCCGGTGGTCGCGGCCATCCTGCACAACGCGTCGTCGGTCGCGGTGGTGGGCAACAGCTCCCGGCTGATCCGCTACCGGATCCCCCGCACGGAGCGGACCGGCACCCGCGGACCGGGCTAA
- a CDS encoding DUF1490 family protein, whose translation MKRGIAGRAAGLVVTGLAGAAAYDGVKRIARSGAFRSATVSVTAWGLKGARAAETGAEKVRLATADIVSEARGRAGERAPVPGASTGHEHEH comes from the coding sequence ATGAAGCGTGGCATCGCGGGCAGGGCAGCCGGGCTGGTGGTGACCGGCCTCGCCGGTGCCGCCGCGTACGACGGCGTCAAGCGGATCGCCCGGTCGGGTGCTTTCCGGTCGGCCACCGTCTCGGTCACCGCGTGGGGCCTCAAGGGCGCCCGCGCCGCGGAAACCGGAGCGGAAAAAGTCCGCCTCGCCACGGCCGACATCGTCAGCGAGGCCCGCGGCCGCGCCGGCGAACGGGCCCCGGTCCCTGGTGCCTCGACCGGCCACGAGCACGAGCACTGA
- a CDS encoding TetR/AcrR family transcriptional regulator — protein sequence MDVRLQMLEAAEKLLDASPDRDISTRAVCEVVGVGAPMLYRLFGDKNGLLSAVVDHGFDRYLATKRAAAPSADPVADLKAGWDTHVAFAKAHPAVYRLMYSPSFVDVPSAAQEALRLLREVLVRCAAAGRLRLDPDIAAQRIMSANIGVALSLVSQPGTYTDPDLSTRVRDAIHDSLLVPVGKNAAKRADAPLPGAALQLAAVLRTEPTSLGEQETQLLLKWLDGLAAPSGK from the coding sequence ATGGACGTGCGATTGCAGATGCTCGAGGCGGCGGAGAAGCTGCTCGACGCCTCGCCGGACCGTGACATCTCCACGCGCGCGGTCTGCGAGGTGGTCGGGGTCGGCGCGCCGATGCTCTACCGGCTGTTCGGGGACAAGAACGGCCTGCTCAGCGCGGTCGTCGACCATGGTTTCGACCGGTACCTGGCCACCAAGCGGGCGGCCGCGCCGTCGGCGGATCCGGTGGCCGACCTGAAGGCGGGCTGGGACACGCACGTCGCCTTCGCGAAGGCGCACCCCGCGGTCTACCGGCTGATGTATTCGCCGAGTTTCGTCGACGTGCCGAGCGCGGCGCAGGAGGCGCTGCGGCTGTTGCGCGAGGTCCTGGTGCGCTGCGCCGCGGCGGGGCGCCTGCGGCTCGACCCGGACATCGCGGCCCAGCGGATCATGTCGGCGAACATCGGCGTCGCGCTCAGTCTGGTCAGCCAGCCGGGCACATACACCGACCCCGATCTTTCGACCCGCGTGCGCGACGCGATCCACGACAGCCTGCTGGTCCCGGTTGGCAAGAACGCGGCGAAGCGGGCCGATGCGCCGCTGCCCGGTGCCGCGTTGCAACTGGCCGCGGTGCTGCGCACCGAGCCGACTTCGTTGGGGGAGCAGGAAACCCAGCTGTTGCTGAAGTGGCTCGACGGTCTGGCCGCACCTTCCGGCAAGTGA
- a CDS encoding SDR family oxidoreductase — protein sequence MSSTENARVAIVTGGSGGIGRAVAQRLAADGMSVVVHYAGNPARAAEVVEAITAAGGTASAAQADVADETQVAALFDTAEQRYGGVDVVVHTAGVMLLAPLAELDLDDFDRMHRTNVRGTFVVDQQAARRLRSGGALINFSSSVVKIGLVGYTGYAATKGAVDALTLILARELRGRDITVNAVAPGPTATPLFLDGKDEATVDQLAKMAPLERLGVPEDVAETVAFLAGPARWVNGQVLYTNGGVI from the coding sequence ATGAGCAGCACCGAGAACGCCCGCGTCGCGATCGTCACCGGGGGGTCCGGCGGGATCGGCCGCGCGGTCGCGCAGCGGCTGGCCGCCGACGGGATGAGCGTGGTTGTCCACTACGCCGGCAACCCGGCCCGCGCCGCGGAGGTCGTCGAGGCCATCACCGCCGCGGGCGGCACGGCGAGCGCCGCGCAGGCGGACGTCGCCGACGAGACGCAGGTCGCGGCCCTGTTCGACACGGCGGAGCAGCGTTACGGCGGCGTCGACGTGGTCGTGCACACGGCCGGGGTCATGCTGCTGGCGCCGCTGGCCGAGCTGGACCTGGACGACTTCGACCGCATGCACCGCACCAACGTGCGCGGCACGTTCGTGGTCGACCAGCAGGCCGCGCGCCGCCTGCGCAGTGGCGGCGCGCTGATCAACTTCTCGTCCTCGGTGGTGAAGATCGGCCTGGTCGGCTACACCGGCTACGCCGCCACCAAGGGCGCGGTCGACGCGCTCACCCTGATCCTGGCCCGCGAGCTGCGCGGCCGCGACATCACCGTGAACGCCGTGGCGCCCGGCCCGACCGCCACCCCGCTGTTCCTCGACGGCAAGGACGAGGCGACCGTCGACCAACTGGCGAAAATGGCGCCGCTGGAGCGCCTCGGCGTGCCCGAGGACGTCGCGGAGACCGTCGCGTTCCTCGCCGGCCCGGCGCGCTGGGTCAACGGCCAGGTGCTCTACACCAACGGCGGCGTCATCTGA
- a CDS encoding SDR family oxidoreductase, whose amino-acid sequence MSKTIVITGASSGFGAMTARALADAGHTVYAGMRATTGRNAPAVTELADYAREHSVSLHALEMDVSDQSSVDAAIGQVLTEAGRLDVVVHNAGHMVLGPAEAFTVEQFAQVYDTNVLSTQRVNRAALPHLRGQRDGLVVWVGSSSSRGGVPPYLAPYFAAKAAEDALAVSYAAELARFGVDTSIIVPGAFTTGTNHYAHAGHAADTEVEQAYEELYAGIMEEIPARQAELSPPDADPAEVAREIVRVVGLPKGRRPFRVHVDPMHDGAEPVFDLGDRIRADFFRRLGFEDLLAPAGAE is encoded by the coding sequence ATGTCGAAGACCATTGTGATCACCGGGGCGTCGAGCGGGTTCGGCGCCATGACCGCCCGCGCGCTGGCCGACGCCGGCCACACCGTCTACGCCGGGATGCGGGCCACCACCGGCCGGAACGCGCCGGCCGTCACCGAGCTGGCGGACTACGCCCGCGAGCACTCGGTTTCCCTGCACGCCTTGGAGATGGACGTCTCCGATCAGTCCTCTGTGGACGCGGCGATCGGACAGGTGCTGACCGAGGCGGGCCGGCTGGACGTGGTCGTGCACAACGCCGGGCACATGGTGCTCGGCCCCGCCGAGGCGTTCACCGTCGAGCAGTTCGCGCAGGTATACGACACCAACGTGCTGTCCACCCAGCGGGTCAACCGCGCCGCGCTCCCCCACCTGCGGGGCCAGCGGGACGGACTCGTGGTGTGGGTCGGCTCGAGCAGCAGCCGCGGCGGCGTGCCGCCGTACCTCGCGCCGTACTTCGCCGCGAAGGCCGCCGAAGACGCGCTCGCCGTGAGCTACGCGGCCGAGCTGGCGCGGTTCGGCGTGGACACCAGCATCATCGTCCCGGGCGCGTTCACCACCGGCACCAACCACTACGCGCACGCCGGCCACGCCGCCGACACCGAGGTGGAGCAAGCCTACGAGGAGCTGTACGCCGGCATCATGGAGGAGATCCCCGCGCGTCAGGCCGAGCTCTCGCCGCCCGACGCGGACCCGGCCGAGGTGGCCCGCGAGATCGTGCGCGTGGTCGGCCTGCCCAAGGGCCGCCGCCCGTTCCGCGTGCACGTCGACCCGATGCACGACGGCGCGGAGCCGGTGTTCGACCTCGGCGACCGGATCCGCGCGGACTTCTTCCGCCGGCTCGGCTTCGAGGACCTGCTGGCCCCGGCCGGAGCCGAATGA
- a CDS encoding cytochrome P450, translating to MTTTERAPQLPFERPNVLEIAPLYRVLRREGPLVRVTTPAGDPAWLVTAFEQARLIFADPRFGRSHPAPAQASMISDAAVLAGPQGDYETEQASHSRLRKLLVPAFSANRMRRLGDHIQELADRCLDELSAAHDAAPGEPVNLHEFLSFPLPVLVICELLGVPYEDRDKFRDLSDRVGVLDSGGDAQLAMDEFAAYMGELADVKRAEPGEDVVSDLVAAQADDPSFTDDDLARLAAGLLFAGHETTSNRIDLGVLFLLTDLSRREALIADPEGRVHSTVEEILRMSAPGGLGLLRYAHDDVEIGGVTIRTGDAVMISTASANRDDSVFDHPDEFDAERKPNSHVAFGYGGHFCIGASLARTELRVVFGTLFRRFPGLRLAVPAEELDVRSNRLTGGVASVPVIW from the coding sequence ATGACGACCACGGAGCGCGCGCCACAGCTGCCGTTCGAGCGGCCGAACGTGCTGGAGATCGCGCCGCTGTACCGGGTGCTGCGCCGCGAGGGCCCGCTGGTGCGGGTGACCACGCCGGCCGGCGACCCGGCCTGGCTGGTGACCGCCTTCGAACAGGCCCGCCTGATCTTCGCCGACCCACGTTTCGGCCGCTCGCACCCGGCGCCGGCGCAGGCCTCGATGATCTCGGACGCCGCGGTGCTGGCCGGTCCCCAGGGCGACTACGAAACCGAGCAGGCGTCCCATTCGCGGCTGCGCAAGCTGCTCGTGCCGGCCTTCTCCGCGAACCGGATGCGCCGCCTCGGCGACCACATCCAGGAGCTGGCCGACCGCTGTCTCGACGAGCTGTCGGCGGCGCACGACGCGGCGCCGGGTGAGCCGGTGAACCTGCACGAGTTCCTGTCGTTCCCGTTGCCGGTGCTGGTGATCTGCGAGCTGCTGGGCGTGCCGTACGAGGACCGGGACAAGTTCCGCGACCTGTCCGACCGCGTCGGCGTGCTCGACAGCGGCGGCGACGCGCAGCTGGCGATGGACGAGTTCGCCGCGTACATGGGCGAATTGGCCGACGTGAAGCGGGCCGAGCCGGGCGAGGACGTCGTCTCCGACCTGGTCGCCGCGCAGGCCGACGACCCGTCGTTCACCGACGACGACCTCGCGCGCCTCGCCGCGGGCCTGCTCTTCGCCGGGCACGAGACGACGTCGAACCGCATCGACCTCGGCGTGCTGTTCCTGCTCACGGACCTGAGCCGGCGCGAGGCGCTGATCGCCGACCCCGAAGGCCGCGTGCACAGCACCGTCGAGGAGATCCTGCGGATGTCCGCGCCGGGCGGGCTCGGCCTGCTCCGCTACGCCCACGACGACGTCGAGATCGGTGGCGTCACCATCCGGACCGGCGACGCGGTGATGATCTCCACCGCGTCGGCGAACCGGGACGACTCGGTGTTCGACCACCCGGATGAGTTCGACGCGGAGCGCAAGCCCAACTCCCACGTGGCGTTCGGCTACGGCGGGCACTTCTGCATCGGCGCCAGCCTGGCCCGCACCGAGTTGCGGGTCGTGTTCGGCACCCTGTTCCGCCGGTTCCCCGGCCTGCGCCTGGCCGTGCCCGCCGAGGAGCTGGACGTCCGGTCGAACCGGCTGACCGGCGGGGTGGCGAGCGTGCCCGTCATCTGGTGA